GCTACACCAGCACCGTCAACTCTTGCTCCTGCAGGAGTATTCAGCTCTCTGTCCCAGTCATCACAAACGCCATCGTTATCATTGTCTCCTTTTTCACATACAACTAATTCGTTGGCTGTATTTTCAAGTACATTAGTTCTGTAATAAACTTCCTGTAAAGGATCATGCCAAGCTAAATGAGACATATGTTTTCCTAATTTAAATGATACACCTAAATTAACCGTTAACATATTATCTGATCTTTTATCATTAATCATATTATATTTAGAGTTACCACTTGTAGGATTATAATCTGCTGGACCTGCCCATCCTCCGCCATCGAATTCATCATCACCACTGATAATGTACATTGCTCTAGCTTCGATATCGATAAGTCTTGAAACTTTGTATTTCAAACCTGCGCCAAATTGGTAATAAAATGAATTGATATCAAGCTTTTGGTCTATAAATAAGGGTACTCGTTTAGGCGAATTACTCCATCTAAATTCATCATTATCATGTAAAGATGTGTTGAAATTCATTAAGCCGATTCCTCCATAACCATGGAAAGCCCATCTGTATGGAGAATGGTTGTCAACTCTTCTCAAAAGGTTTGAAAAGTTAACATCTCCTAATAAAGCGATTTGATTGTATTTTGTTTTTGCAACTCCTACACCGGCTAGTTGTCCACGTGTGCCTTCCTGCATTCCTTTTTGGTTTGTTTCACCTCTTTGGTAGGCAATGCTTATTCCAAATGTGTGAGAGATTTGTTTGTCGATACTTACATAGCTGTTATACCCCCAATTAACCTTTTTGTCATAAAAAGATGTAAGGTCTGAGTTCATCATGAATGCTGCACCTCCACCCACAGAAATAGACCAATCGTTGAATCTTCTTGCTTTATTGTCAAATTTTTGAACATTTGCGGAACCAGAAGAAAACGTATTGGGGTACTCATTTGTAGAGTTTATGGAAATACTGTCTTGAGCATAAGCAGCAATAGGCAAAACCGCCAATAATAATAAACCTAATTTCATACAATATGTTTTATGTGTTTGTTTTTTTTAAATAAATTCTTTTAATAATATCCTAGAAAATTCCCTTTCAAAAAGATGCTTGTTATGAGGGATTTCTAACCTTTCTGATACAAATTTTAACTCATCATACTTCACAATGTCAATGTCGATTATTCTGTCTGTGTAAACTTTCGAAACTGAAGAATCAGTAAGGCGACCCATTTCAATTTCTATTTTTTTCACGTAATCAAGCAGTTGAATAGGTGATAGGTGAGTAGATATTATTGTTGCAATATTACAAAAAATATTACAACTGGCAAATTCTACGGGTTCTGATGTCAAATATTCACTTTTTTTTAATATAGAACAAGCTTCACTTATTTTGGTTAAAGCGAGGTCAATATTATTTTTTTGATTGCCAATGTTACTTCCGAGTAACAAAACCACCTTATGTTGCGACATATAGAAAAATGATTGTTTATGAAGAGTTTCTTTAAAAATGTATTAGCAAATATAGTGGCTATTGTTATATTATGCTTCGTGTTTTTCTTCTTTTTTATTATCATGATTGCTGTCAGTTCAATGAGTGGAGAGAAATCGGTGGATGTGAAAAAGAATTCTGTTTTAACTATTAATCTGAAGACTTCTATTATTGATAGTCCTACAGAAGAGCAGCAAAGTATTTTTAATATTAAAGATAAAAATCAGAATATTTTGATTTATGATGCTGTGAAAGCTATTCATAAAGCGAAAGATGATGATAATATTAAAGGTATCAGTATTGAAACCGATCATATTAGCGCAGGAACTACTCAGATTGATGATTTGAGAAATGCTATTGAAGATTTCAAGAAAAGCGGGAAATTTGTTTACGCTTACGGAAATGCGGTTTCGCAGGCTTCCTATTATTTAGGTTCTGTTGCTGATCAGTATTATTTAAATCCATCAGGTGGAATTGAGCTTAAAGGTTTGGCTACAGAAGTAACTTTCTTTAAAGATTTTGCTGAAAAATATGGAATCGGGATTGAAGTAATCCGTCACGGCAAGTTTAAATCTGCTGTAGAACCTTTCTTAAGAAATGATATTTCGCCGGAAAATCAGGAGCAGTTGAGTACCTTATTAAATGATATTTGGGGAAATACTTCATCTAAAATGGCAGCCTCAAGAAAAATGAAAGCTGAAGAGTTCAAAACTGTTGTAGACAGCTTATATGGAATGATTCCGGATTTAACGGTAAAATATAAATTGGCTGATAAACTTATTCAGAAAACTGAGTACGATCAGTTAATCAAAACAAAACTGAGTATTGCTGAAAAAGATAAACTAAACAAAGTTTCGCTACAAAAATATATCGATTCTTTTAAAGATAAAGATAGCTCAGGAGAAAAAGTAGCAGTTTTATACGCGTCAGGTTCTATCAATAGCGGTGATGAATACAATGAAATTTATTCTGAAAAGTACATCAAGTATATTAAAGAACTTCAGGAAGACAAAAAAGTAAAAGCGGTAGTTTTAAGAATTAATTCTCCGGGAGGAAGTGCAAATGCTTCAGACGAAATTTTATTTGAACTTCAACAATTGAAGAAAACAAAACCTTTGGTTGTTTCTTTTGGTGACTATGCTGCTTCAGGTGGATATTATATTGCAATGGGAGCGGATAAAATTTATTCTGAACCCAATACTTTAACAGGGTCTATCGGAGTTTTCGGGGTGTTACCTTACTTTAAAGATATTGCCAATAAAAACGGAGTGCGTTCTGATATTGTTGCTACCAATGCCAACTCGGCTTATTATTCTTCATTGCACGGTCTTACGCCTTATGGATTGAATTTAATGACGAGAAGTGTTGAAGGAACTTATAAAAGATTTGTACATTTTGTGACTCAAAACAGAAAGCAGACTTTTGAGCAGATTGATAACATCGGAGGCGGAAGAGTTTGGAGTGGAGTTCGTGCAAAACAAATCGGTTTGGTAGACGAATTGGGAACTTTAAATGATGCAGTAAAATTTGCTGCACAAAAAGCAAACCTAAAATCTTACAACGTTGCTTCTTATCCTAAAAAGATGACTGCATTTGAGCAGATTTTTGAAGATCTGAATGAAGACGATATCTCTGCAAGAGTCATTAAGAATAAAATTGGTAAAGCAAACTATGAGATTTTAGAACAGCTTACCAGCGAGAAACTAAAATCTGAGGTAAAAATGGAAATGCCTTACAGAATCAAAATTGACTAAATTATATTGTTCATAAAAATCCCGATTTGAAATTTCAAATCGGGATTTTGTTTTTTTTAAAGAATTTATTTATTTCCTAGTTGCCATTCCGTAAAGCCATAGTACAAGGATTGCACCACCAATGGCAAGGAACCAGCTTCTGAAATTCCAGAAAGAATCTACATCGCCCCAGTGAAGAATATATACTCCAATCAAGCCGCCGACGAATGCACCAACGATACCTAAGATAATCGTTATCAGCCAACCGCCGCCTTGTTTTCCAGGCATAATCACTTTAGCAAGTGCTCCTGCCAATAGACCAAAGATAATCCATGTTATAAATCCCATAATTTTAATTTTTTAATGTTAATAATTTGTTTGATTTGTTTTCAAAAAGAATTTATCTCTTCTTGAAGAACGAATCTACAAACTCTGTACCATTAAAAAGTTGAAGATCTTGCATTTTTTCTCCAACGCCAATATATTTTACCGGAATCTGAAACTGATCTGAAATACCAATTACCACACCGCCTTTTGCAGTTCCGTCTAATTTTGTTACTGCTAAAGCATTCACTTCAGTAGCTGCTGTAAACTGTTTAGCCTGTTCAAAAGCATTCTGACCTGTAGAACCATCAAGAACCAATAAAATCTCGTGTGGAGCATCAGGAATAACCTTTTGCATTACTCTCTTGATCTTAGAAAGTTCATTCATCAAATTAATTTTATTGTGAAGTCTTCCTGCTGTGTCAATAATAACAACATCGGCATCCTGAGCAACGGCACTTTGTACAGTGTCAAAAGCAACAGAAGCAGGATCAGAACCCATTTCCTGTTTTACAATAGGAACGCCAACTCTTTCACTCCAAATGACAAGTTGATCAACTGCAGCAGCTCTAAAAGTATCAGCAGCTCCTAAAACTACTTTTTTACCTTCAGATTTAAACTGATGCGCCAGTTTTCCAATAGTGGTGGTTTTTCCAACACCGTTTACACCGACAACCATAATAACGTATGGTTTTTTACTTGTGTCAATGTTTCCGCTTCCTGAGTGTGGATTTTCTAAAAGAAGTCCGGAGATTTCTTCGCGTAAAATTTGGTCTAGTTCATTTACGCCGACATACTTGTCTCTGGCAACACGTTCTTCAATTCTCTCAATGATTTTGATGGTTGTAGAAGCACCAACGTCCGAAGCAATCAGTATTTCTTCCAGATTATCCAGAACTTCGTCATCTACTTTGCTTTTGCCGACTACGGCTTTAGTCATTTTTTCAAAGAAACCCTGATTCGATTTTTCCAAACCTTTATCTAAAGTTTCTTTTTCTTCTTTTTTGAAAATATTTTTAAACCAACTCATTGTATGAATTTCGGAATTTAGTTATTGTCAGATGCAGGATTATGGAAGCTGGATGTTTACAAAATAATGTATAATTTTATAAACATTTAGCTTCAGACATCCTACACCCAGCGTATTAAAAGCAAAGATAACAAAAAAACTACCCAAAATATGAGTAGTTTTTGTATTGTAAATAAAGTTCTGGATTATTTTTTCAAAAAACCGTCAACTTCGTCTGCATTCATTACTTTTTCTTCGAAAACGTAAGCTCCTGATTTAGAAGACTTCACCATTTTCACGACTTTAGTCATTTTTTTAGACTGTCCGCTTTGTAGGGTTGCTACTACTTTCTTTGCCATGGTAAATTATATTTATAAATTACTTGATTTCTTTGTGAAGGGTAGATCTCTTAAGAACAGGATTGTATTTTTTCAATTCCAATCTTTCTGTAGTGTTCTTTTTATTTTTTGTAGAAATGTATCTAGACATTCCTGGCATACCGCTTTCTTTGTGCTCTGTACATTCAAGTATTACTTGAACTCTATTTCCTTTTTTTGCCATGATTTTAGTTCTTTTTAATCAATCCTTCTCTGATGCCTCTTTCGATAGCCTCTTCGATTCCAATCTTGTTAATGATTCTCAATCCATGAGCTGAAACTTTAAGCGTAACGTGCTTGTCTTGCTCTGGAAGGTAAAATTTCTTTTCCAATAAGTTAATTTCAAAACGACGCTTCGTTTTGTTATTAGCGTGGGAAACGTTGTTACCAACCATTGCACGCTTTCCTGTTATCTGGCAAATTCTTGACATATCTCGATGTTCTTATTTGTATAATATTTGAGGTTGCAAAATAACGAAGATTTTTTTAGATAGACAAGTCTTTGTATAAATTTTATAATAAATATTTATCATTTTTAATGAGTTACCCATTCATTTGCATTCTTTAAAGTCTCTCGAATGTGGGCATGTGATAAATATCAGTCTCAATTTGAACGCTGAAATAATATTTGATATTATCTTTGTTTTTAATTAATCTAAATAAAAATAAAAT
Above is a genomic segment from Chryseobacterium mulctrae containing:
- the rpmB gene encoding 50S ribosomal protein L28, producing MSRICQITGKRAMVGNNVSHANNKTKRRFEINLLEKKFYLPEQDKHVTLKVSAHGLRIINKIGIEEAIERGIREGLIKKN
- the ftsY gene encoding signal recognition particle-docking protein FtsY, with the translated sequence MSWFKNIFKKEEKETLDKGLEKSNQGFFEKMTKAVVGKSKVDDEVLDNLEEILIASDVGASTTIKIIERIEERVARDKYVGVNELDQILREEISGLLLENPHSGSGNIDTSKKPYVIMVVGVNGVGKTTTIGKLAHQFKSEGKKVVLGAADTFRAAAVDQLVIWSERVGVPIVKQEMGSDPASVAFDTVQSAVAQDADVVIIDTAGRLHNKINLMNELSKIKRVMQKVIPDAPHEILLVLDGSTGQNAFEQAKQFTAATEVNALAVTKLDGTAKGGVVIGISDQFQIPVKYIGVGEKMQDLQLFNGTEFVDSFFKKR
- a CDS encoding GlsB/YeaQ/YmgE family stress response membrane protein — its product is MAGALAKVIMPGKQGGGWLITIILGIVGAFVGGLIGVYILHWGDVDSFWNFRSWFLAIGGAILVLWLYGMATRK
- the sppA gene encoding signal peptide peptidase SppA, which codes for MKSFFKNVLANIVAIVILCFVFFFFFIIMIAVSSMSGEKSVDVKKNSVLTINLKTSIIDSPTEEQQSIFNIKDKNQNILIYDAVKAIHKAKDDDNIKGISIETDHISAGTTQIDDLRNAIEDFKKSGKFVYAYGNAVSQASYYLGSVADQYYLNPSGGIELKGLATEVTFFKDFAEKYGIGIEVIRHGKFKSAVEPFLRNDISPENQEQLSTLLNDIWGNTSSKMAASRKMKAEEFKTVVDSLYGMIPDLTVKYKLADKLIQKTEYDQLIKTKLSIAEKDKLNKVSLQKYIDSFKDKDSSGEKVAVLYASGSINSGDEYNEIYSEKYIKYIKELQEDKKVKAVVLRINSPGGSANASDEILFELQQLKKTKPLVVSFGDYAASGGYYIAMGADKIYSEPNTLTGSIGVFGVLPYFKDIANKNGVRSDIVATNANSAYYSSLHGLTPYGLNLMTRSVEGTYKRFVHFVTQNRKQTFEQIDNIGGGRVWSGVRAKQIGLVDELGTLNDAVKFAAQKANLKSYNVASYPKKMTAFEQIFEDLNEDDISARVIKNKIGKANYEILEQLTSEKLKSEVKMEMPYRIKID
- the rpmG gene encoding 50S ribosomal protein L33 — protein: MAKKGNRVQVILECTEHKESGMPGMSRYISTKNKKNTTERLELKKYNPVLKRSTLHKEIK
- the folK gene encoding 2-amino-4-hydroxy-6-hydroxymethyldihydropteridine diphosphokinase: MSQHKVVLLLGSNIGNQKNNIDLALTKISEACSILKKSEYLTSEPVEFASCNIFCNIATIISTHLSPIQLLDYVKKIEIEMGRLTDSSVSKVYTDRIIDIDIVKYDELKFVSERLEIPHNKHLFEREFSRILLKEFI
- a CDS encoding DUF4295 domain-containing protein; translated protein: MAKKVVATLQSGQSKKMTKVVKMVKSSKSGAYVFEEKVMNADEVDGFLKK
- a CDS encoding OmpA family protein, producing MKLGLLLLAVLPIAAYAQDSISINSTNEYPNTFSSGSANVQKFDNKARRFNDWSISVGGGAAFMMNSDLTSFYDKKVNWGYNSYVSIDKQISHTFGISIAYQRGETNQKGMQEGTRGQLAGVGVAKTKYNQIALLGDVNFSNLLRRVDNHSPYRWAFHGYGGIGLMNFNTSLHDNDEFRWSNSPKRVPLFIDQKLDINSFYYQFGAGLKYKVSRLIDIEARAMYIISGDDEFDGGGWAGPADYNPTSGNSKYNMINDKRSDNMLTVNLGVSFKLGKHMSHLAWHDPLQEVYYRTNVLENTANELVVCEKGDNDNDGVCDDWDRELNTPAGARVDGAGVALDMDLDGVIDLYDKCVTVPGSPDNNGCPVN